The following proteins are encoded in a genomic region of Lytechinus variegatus isolate NC3 chromosome 7, Lvar_3.0, whole genome shotgun sequence:
- the LOC121418182 gene encoding general transcription factor IIF subunit 1-like yields MAAPIVSCELSLKSGERSTFKYDVDTNGGKFSHQSLRVAIAAMQGDLNTFLTAQVEKEKQENALKNGGGKLQRQSKCGSAEGSGGGDGERNDPTGDSAAGSDSDDVDLDEDEDEEEDVSNEADSNDNQAGKREAKDWDSTLSKKSKLSDS; encoded by the exons ATGGCGGCGCCCATCGTCTCATGCGAATTGTCATTGAAATCCGGTGAAAGATCTACTTTTAAGTATGACGTGGATACAAATGGCGGTAAATTCTCACACCAGTCACTTCGAGTGGCTATTGCTGCCATGCAGGGAGatctaaatacatttttaacgGCTCAGGTGGAAAAGGAAAAGCAAGAGAATGCTCTAAAAAATGGTGGTGGGAAGCTCCAGCGGCAAAGCAAATGCGGATCTGCCGAAGGCTCCGGCGGAGGTGATGGAGAGCGAAACGATCCCACTGGTGATTCAGCCGCTG GCAGTGATTCCGATGATGTTGATTTGGATGAAGACGAAGATGAGGAGGAAGATGTCTCAAATGAAGCAGACAGTAATGACAACCAGGCTGGAAAAAGAGAAGCAAAGGACTGGGATTCAACTTTAAGCAAAAAGTCCAAGTTATCTGATAGCTGA
- the LOC121418041 gene encoding transmembrane protein 251-A-like has translation MKFRQRMSWLFIVLFLGLSCLLWYFIFELSDQYNALALDHVQTYSDTLRLNPHQLTWYMSITRRLVALPFWFWALVFGIPYLQVFCILIACTRSDPLSATIMVVPVFLCMKLTNLGSKSERTEYLSDEDIPHLQTT, from the coding sequence ATGAAGTTCCGACAGAGGATGAGCTGGCTGTTCATAGTCTTATTCCTAGGTCTGAGCTGTCTACTATGGTACTTCATCTTTGAGCTCAGTGACCAGTACAATGCCCTGGCCCTAGACCACGTCCAGACCTACTCCGACACCCTCCGCCTCAACCCCCATCAACTCACATGGTACATGTCCATCACCAGGCGACTGGTTGCGCTTCCATTCTGGTTCTGGGCGCTTGTCTTCGGGATCCCCTACCTGCAGGTCTTCTGTATCTTGATAGCATGCACGAGGAGTGACCCACTTAGCGCCACCATCATGGTGGTACCCGTCTTCCTATGCATGAAGCTAACTAATCTCGGTAGCAAATCGGAGAGAACAGAGTATTTGTCGGATGAGGATATACCCCACTTGCAAACAACATGA
- the LOC121418184 gene encoding uncharacterized protein LOC121418184 — translation MEKKCLTMFHTCELGRQVSASAGDSRPNKRDRTQRCNECDTMSKKIMSEKEIQESMVVLKDRLRIMQIMVDDCADMFEQKKIKKWKAARRRSRDSQHYELDWNIIGCVLIIVFCYLLRSLIALIRGPEVLEPCLEPEEPDIDFTSSELR, via the exons ATGGAGAAGAAATGTCTGACGATGTTCCACACGTGTGAGTTAGGACGACAAGTTAGTGCCTCTGCTGGAGACTCGAGGCCAAATAAAAGG GACCGAACGCAAAGATGTAACGAATGTGATACGATGTCAAAGAAAATCATGTCAGAAAAGGAGATACAAGAATCAATGGTCGTCTTAAAAGACAGATTAAGA ATCATGCAGATCATGGTAGATGATTGCGCCGACATGTTCGAACAgaagaaaatcaagaaatgGAAGGCCGCTCGTCGGCGATCACGGGACTCCCAACACTACGAGTTGGACTGGAATATCATCGGATGTGTTCTCATTATTGTCTTCTGCTACCTACTCCGTTCCCTCATCGCCCTCATCCGGGGTCCTGAAGTTCTGGAACCGTGCTTGGAGCCCGAAGAACCGGACATTGACTTCACGTCCTCTGAGCTGAGATGA